A window of the Planococcus citri chromosome 4, ihPlaCitr1.1, whole genome shotgun sequence genome harbors these coding sequences:
- the LOC135844764 gene encoding uncharacterized protein LOC135844764 produces the protein MFRLRLSSVCRVEKAALLGRVTGSPAYVGQSSTNHDLSNLNSCFGLVYGNNPHHCRFCTYTPENDSNNGSEVEEGDGEHLNGDVNLNGAVYKKLSFAGSLDRPLLFKCSSVARAICVRNYQTNPHFQEKQSKLQYNLEPWMTSHPHAIVKTGELTKELENARKIIDNVIIPLTVREYAHKIKTRFPNIEAAAPSDELNSEDTDAGKWIVREKYLWHKILEVGSNDMYVSVILNHMLAEFRKYENISIIDEVPANKFKEWKLNFCLAIAEGLNFANKLAAHPRSEMMNVEEKVVDPYLKMFYDALVG, from the exons ATGTTCAGATTGCGTCTGAGTTCGGTCTGCCGAGTAGAGAAA GCGGCTTTGTTAGGTCGAGTGACAGGATCACCTGCTTATGTTGGCCAATCTTCCACAAATCACGACCTTTCTAATCTCAATAGCTGTTTTGGACTTGTTTATGGCAATAACCCGCACCATTGTAGATTCTGCACATACACG ccgGAAAACGATTCTAACAATGGATCCGAAGTTGAAGAAGGAGATGGTGAACATCTAAATGGAGATGTGAATCTTAATGGAGCCGTCTATAAAAAG CTGTCATTTGCTGGCTCACTAGATCGACCTTTGTTATTCAAATGTTCGTCAGTTGCACGTGCAATTTGTGTTAGGAACTACCAAACAAATCCTCATTTTCAGGAGAAGCAGAGCAAGCTGCAATATAAT ctaGAACCATGGATGACAAGCCATCCGCATGCCATCGTGAAGACTGGGGAACTCACGAAAGAATTG gaaaatgctcgaaaaatcaTTGATAACGTTATAATCCCGTTAACTGTTCGCGAATATGCCCACAAAATTAAAACACGTTTTCCAAATATTGAAGCAGCTGCTCCTTCTGACGAATTAAATAGTGAAGATACCGACGCAGGAAAATGGATCGTTAGGGAAAAATATTTATGGCATAAAATTCTTGAAGTAGGATCGAATGACATGTATGTGTCGGTAATCTTAAATCATATGCTAGCTGAGTTCAGGAAGTACGAAAATATCAGTATAATTGATGAGGTGCCTGCGAACAAATTTAAGGAGTGGAAGTTGAATTTCTGCCTAGCTATAGCTGAGGGATTAAATTTCGCAAACAAATTAGCAGCGCATCCTAGAAGTGAAATGatgaatgttgaagaaaaagtAGTTGACCCGTATTTGAAGATGTTTTATGATGCGTTGGTCGGTTAA